Within Streptomyces sp. SS1-1, the genomic segment GCTGTTCTGCGGCATCGGCGTCTGCTTCGACTGCCTGGTCACCGTCAACGACCGCCCCAACCAACGGGCCTGCCTGGTGCGGCTGCGCCCCGGCGACGCGATCAGCACCCAGGACGGGACGGGCCACGATGCCTGACGGGGCGCCCCTGGACCCGCAGCTCGCCGTGGCCGGTGCGGGACCCGCCGGGCTCGGCGCACGGGGCGTACGGGTCATGCGGCTGGACGCGGCTCTGGAGGCTGCCGAGGAGCTGGAGGCCCACGATGCCTGACCGTGCCCCCGCATCCCCGGTCCCGCACCTCGCCGTCGTAGGCGCCGGACCCGCCGGGCTCGCCGCTGCCCTCGCCGCAGCCGCGCGCGGCGTGCGGGTCACGCTGCTGGACGCGGGCCCCCAGGCCGGCGGTCAGTTCCACCGGCGGCCCGCCGAAGGGCTCGGCGCCCGCAGGCCCCAGGCGCTGCACCACGCGTGGCGCACGGCGGAGCGACTCAGGAAGGGCCTGGAGGTCCACGTACGGGCGGGCCGGATACGGCACCTGACGGAGCATCAGGTCTGGGGAGTCGAACCCGGACCCGGCACCGGTTTCACCGTGCACGCCCTGCGTGGACCGGAGCAGCGCGAGCCCGTCGAGGTGTGTGCCGACGGTCTCGTCCTCGCCACCGGTGGCTATGAGCAGGTCCTGCCCTTCCCCGGCTGGACCCTTCCCGGGGTCGTCACCGCGGGCGGCGCGCAGGCCATGCTCAAGGGCACCCTGGCCGTGTCCGGCCGTACCGCCGTCGTGGCCGGCACCGGCCCGCTGCTGCTCCCGGTCGCGGCCGGGCTCGCCGCGGCCGGTGTCACCGTGGCCGCCCTCGTGGAGTCCGCCGACCCGAAGGCCCTCCTGGGGCACGCGCCCGTATGGGCGGCCCACCCCGCCAAACTCGCCGAAGGCGCCGGGTACGCGGCCGCGTTGCTGCGCCACCGCGTGCCGGTCCTCACCCGGCACACGGTCGTCGAGGCGCACGGCACCGACCGGCTGGAGGCCGTCACCGTCGCCGCGCTCGACGCCGGAGGACGCGTCCGGCCCGGCACCGCGCGGCGCATTCCCTGCGCGACCCTCGCCGTCGGCCACGGCATGCTGCCGCAGACCGACCTCGCCGGCACCCTCGGCTGCCGCCCGGACGGCCTCGCCGTGCACGTCGACGCCGAGCAGCGCACGGACGTGCCCGGCGTATGGGCCGCGGGGGAGGCCACCGGCATCGGCGGCGCCCAACTCTCCTTCGCAGAAGGGCACATCGCGGGCCGGTCCGCCGCCGCCCGTCTGCACGGCAGGCGGCCCGACCCCGCAGCGTGGGCGCGGGCCGCCCGAGCGCGGGACCGGGCGCGGGCCTTCGCCGCCGCCCTGGACACCGTGTACGCGCCGCCCGCGCACTGGACCGAGCAGGTCACCGACGACACGACCGTCTGCCGCTGCGAGGAGGTCACCGCCGGTGCCGTCCGCGAGGCCGTCACGGACCTCGGCGCGGGCGACAACCGCACGGTGAAACTGCTGACCCGGGCCGGGATGGGCTGGTGCCAGGGCCGGATGTGCGCCCCGGCCGTCGCCGCGCTCGCCGGCTGCCGACTCAGCCCGTCCCCCCGGCCGTTCGCCCGCCCCGTGCCCCTCGGGGTGCTCGCCCGGCGGGCGGACGACCCCGATGACACGGCACACCCCACTGGGAGGGAATCCGGATGACCGCCACCGAGCACCGCCCCTGGCACGGCGTCCTCGTCGCCACCGCGCTGCCGCTCGACGACGACCTGCGCGTCGACCTCGGCCGCTACGCCGAGCACTGCGCCTGGCTCGTCGAGAACGGCTGCGACGGCGTCGTCCCCAACGGCTCGCTGGGGGAGTACCAGGTGCTGACCCCCGAAGAGCGTGCGAAGGTCGTCGAGACGGCGGTGAAGGCCGTCGGAGGCGCACGCGTGATGCCCGGTGTCGCCGCGTACGGCTCGGCCGAGGCCCGGCGCTGGGCCGAGCAGGCCAGGGACGCGGGCTGCGCGTCGGTGATGCTGCTGCCGCCCAACGCGTACCGTGCCGACGAGCGTTCGGTGCTCGCGCACTACGCCGAGGTCGCGCGGGCCGGCGTACCCGTCGTCGCGTACAACAACCCCATCGACACCAAGGTCGACCTGGTCCCCGAACTGCTGGCCCGGCTGCACGGCGAGGGCTACGTCCAGGCGGTCAAGGAGTTCTCCGGCGACGTCCGCCGCGCCTACCGCATCGCCGAACTCGCCCCGGACCTCGACCTGCTGATCGGCGCGGACGACGTCCTGCTGGAGCTGGCCGTGGCCGGCGCCAAGGGCTGGGTCGCCGGGTACCCGAACGCGCTGCCGCGCGCCTGCGTCGAGCTGTACCGGGCGGCCACCGCCGGCGACATCGCCACGGCCCGCGAACTGTACGGCCGGCTGCACCCGTTGCTGCGCTGGGACTCGCGGGTGGAGTTCGTCCAGGCCATCAAGCTGTCGATGGATGTCGTGGGCCGTCACGGCGGACCCGTGCGCCCGCCGCGCGTCCCGCTGCTGCCCGCACAGGAGGCCGCCGTGCGGGCGGCCACGGAGAAGGCCGTCGCGGCCGGAATGGCGTAGGCGGCCATGCGCAGCAAACTCGTCCTGCACGCCGTCGACTCGCACACCGAGGGCATGCCCACCCGGGTCGTCACCGGTGGGGTCGGCCCGGTGCCCGGCGCCACCATGAACGAGCGGCGCCT encodes:
- a CDS encoding dihydrodipicolinate synthase family protein; this translates as MTATEHRPWHGVLVATALPLDDDLRVDLGRYAEHCAWLVENGCDGVVPNGSLGEYQVLTPEERAKVVETAVKAVGGARVMPGVAAYGSAEARRWAEQARDAGCASVMLLPPNAYRADERSVLAHYAEVARAGVPVVAYNNPIDTKVDLVPELLARLHGEGYVQAVKEFSGDVRRAYRIAELAPDLDLLIGADDVLLELAVAGAKGWVAGYPNALPRACVELYRAATAGDIATARELYGRLHPLLRWDSRVEFVQAIKLSMDVVGRHGGPVRPPRVPLLPAQEAAVRAATEKAVAAGMA
- a CDS encoding NAD(P)/FAD-dependent oxidoreductase; protein product: MPDRAPASPVPHLAVVGAGPAGLAAALAAAARGVRVTLLDAGPQAGGQFHRRPAEGLGARRPQALHHAWRTAERLRKGLEVHVRAGRIRHLTEHQVWGVEPGPGTGFTVHALRGPEQREPVEVCADGLVLATGGYEQVLPFPGWTLPGVVTAGGAQAMLKGTLAVSGRTAVVAGTGPLLLPVAAGLAAAGVTVAALVESADPKALLGHAPVWAAHPAKLAEGAGYAAALLRHRVPVLTRHTVVEAHGTDRLEAVTVAALDAGGRVRPGTARRIPCATLAVGHGMLPQTDLAGTLGCRPDGLAVHVDAEQRTDVPGVWAAGEATGIGGAQLSFAEGHIAGRSAAARLHGRRPDPAAWARAARARDRARAFAAALDTVYAPPAHWTEQVTDDTTVCRCEEVTAGAVREAVTDLGAGDNRTVKLLTRAGMGWCQGRMCAPAVAALAGCRLSPSPRPFARPVPLGVLARRADDPDDTAHPTGRESG